From Rudanella lutea DSM 19387, a single genomic window includes:
- a CDS encoding sulfite exporter TauE/SafE family protein, translating to METIPFLLCLFVVGFLYASVGHGGASGYLATMALFGVAPVLMKPSALLLNLFVSTVSFIQFYRGGHFRWRLFWPFALASVPLAFLGAKLPLTDALYKQLLAVCLLLAVLRLVWSFRDEEAEPRPVPLGAGLVAGAAIGLLSGMLGIGGGILLSPLMLLFGWGRLKEVAATSALFIFVNSLSGLFGLLTKGYSPDPAVWTWIAVAFAGGLLGGHFGSQRFSVPVLRYVLALGLLVAGVKLVIT from the coding sequence ATGGAAACCATTCCGTTTTTGCTCTGCCTGTTTGTTGTGGGGTTTCTGTACGCGTCGGTGGGGCATGGCGGTGCCAGTGGGTATCTGGCCACAATGGCCCTGTTTGGGGTGGCTCCGGTGCTGATGAAACCCTCGGCCTTATTGCTCAATCTATTTGTATCGACGGTTTCGTTTATCCAGTTTTACCGGGGTGGCCACTTTCGGTGGAGGTTGTTCTGGCCATTTGCGCTGGCGAGTGTGCCCTTGGCGTTTTTGGGGGCCAAACTTCCCCTGACCGATGCCCTATATAAACAGCTTTTGGCCGTATGCCTGCTTTTGGCAGTATTGCGTTTGGTCTGGTCGTTCCGCGATGAGGAGGCCGAGCCGCGTCCGGTTCCGTTGGGGGCGGGTCTGGTTGCCGGGGCTGCAATTGGCTTGCTTTCGGGAATGCTGGGGATTGGGGGCGGGATTCTGTTAAGCCCGCTGATGCTCCTGTTCGGATGGGGGCGGCTCAAAGAGGTAGCCGCTACATCGGCCCTGTTTATCTTCGTTAACTCGCTTTCGGGCTTGTTTGGCCTGCTCACCAAAGGCTACTCGCCCGACCCGGCGGTCTGGACCTGGATCGCCGTTGCGTTTGCGGGCGGGTTGCTGGGTGGTCACTTCGGTAGCCAGCGTTTTTCGGTACCGGTGCTTCGGTACGTGCTGGCGCTGGGGCTACTCGTAGCCGGCGTGAAGCTGGTCATTACGTGA
- a CDS encoding efflux RND transporter periplasmic adaptor subunit: protein MNTSTKRILTVLIILLVVGLAFYPKLKTLFKPADGSGDPAKTTAAGGPAKGPGGASAGGKAGGGPTSVGIMVVNTESLDEKILTTGTVVANEEVEIRSEVSGRVTSIGFREGDYVRRGTVLLRINDADLQAQLQKLNANRKLAEANEQRQKRLFEKEAISRAEYEISQTNLTGILADIENLKAQLAKTVIRAPFDGTIGLRQISVGSYISPATPIATLTNTNPAKIDFSVPAKYAQIVRRGSRIQFTVEGSEANRAGTVYAVEPKVNPETRAMLLRATSPNPNGALVPGAFARIEVVLSARGNAIVVPTEAIIPEQNGQKVYVVRNRKAESVPVQIGLRTDRNVEIKSGLHVGDSLITSGIQMVKPGGEVLVQ, encoded by the coding sequence ATGAACACCTCTACCAAACGTATTCTGACCGTCCTGATTATTCTGCTCGTCGTCGGGCTGGCTTTTTACCCCAAACTGAAAACCCTTTTCAAACCCGCCGACGGATCCGGTGACCCAGCCAAAACGACTGCTGCGGGTGGACCAGCCAAAGGCCCCGGTGGTGCCTCAGCGGGCGGAAAAGCGGGCGGAGGGCCCACGTCTGTCGGGATCATGGTGGTCAACACCGAATCGCTGGATGAGAAAATTCTGACCACCGGCACGGTTGTCGCCAACGAAGAAGTGGAAATACGCTCGGAAGTGTCGGGGCGGGTAACGAGCATTGGTTTCCGCGAGGGCGACTACGTGCGCCGGGGTACCGTGCTGCTCCGTATCAACGACGCTGACTTGCAGGCACAGCTCCAGAAACTAAATGCCAACCGCAAACTGGCCGAGGCCAACGAGCAACGGCAAAAACGGCTGTTTGAAAAAGAGGCCATTAGCCGGGCCGAATACGAAATCAGCCAAACCAACCTGACGGGTATTCTGGCCGACATTGAAAACCTGAAAGCACAATTGGCCAAGACCGTGATCCGGGCACCGTTCGACGGAACCATTGGCCTACGTCAGATCAGCGTGGGTAGCTACATATCGCCCGCTACGCCCATTGCCACGCTCACCAACACCAACCCCGCCAAAATCGACTTCTCGGTACCGGCCAAATACGCCCAGATTGTTCGGCGGGGAAGCCGGATCCAGTTTACCGTGGAGGGGTCGGAAGCCAATCGGGCGGGTACGGTCTATGCCGTTGAACCCAAGGTAAACCCCGAAACGCGGGCCATGCTGCTCCGGGCTACCAGCCCCAACCCCAACGGAGCCCTCGTACCGGGTGCATTTGCCCGTATAGAAGTAGTGCTTAGTGCACGCGGCAACGCCATTGTTGTCCCCACGGAAGCGATTATTCCCGAACAAAACGGTCAGAAGGTGTACGTTGTCCGCAATCGCAAAGCCGAGTCGGTACCGGTACAAATTGGCCTTCGCACCGACCGTAACGTTGAAATCAAGAGTGGCCTGCACGTGGGCGACTCGCTCATTACCTCAGGCATTCAGATGGTCAAACCCGGCGGTGAGGTGCTGGTGCAGTAA
- a CDS encoding efflux RND transporter permease subunit, translating into MNLSTTSINRPVLAVVLSLLIIVFGVIGFLYLGVREFPSIDLPVVTVQTTYTGANADIVESQITEPLEESINGIAGIRTLASSSRDGRSSITVEFELDVNIEDAANDVRDRVSRAVANLPPDADPPVVAKADADASPIYFIQLLSSKRSLLEVNDIANRQFRERFQTIPGVSSVQIWGEKKYAMRLRIDPVKLASYRLTAIDIANALRTQNVELPSGSVEGATTELTVRTLGRLSTASDFNNLILKETADQVVKFQDVGYAELAPEVERTMFKRDGVPMVAVAVIPQPGANQIEIANDVYVKLDQIKRDLPPDLKVMLGFDYTQYVRRSITEVEETIGIAFVLVAIIIFLFLRDWRSTIIPLTAIPVSLIGTFFIMYLCGFSINVLTLLGIVLAIGLVVDDAIVVLENIYAKIEEGMSPYKAAVSGSNEIYFAVISTTVTLAAVFLPVIFLQGITGRLFREFGIVVAGSVLISAFVSLTLTPMLSSKLLKNRKRQPWLYRTTEPFFEWMISGYERSLAHFLRLRWLAWVIMLGMVGIVYVLFKTNAIPSELAPLEDRGGFRIQATAPEGATFEYMLNFTDRLAKDLRARFDTATVPGVIAVTSPSFGSGATNTANIRIYLGEKPPRTKTQQQVVDEMTPVVKQYTGARTFVAQEQTIQTGQRGGGGLPVQFVIQANKFEQLRAKLPEFMKAVQASEKFATSDVNLKFTKPEIRLDIDRDKALNLGVSVQDVAQTLQLGLSGRRFGYFIMDGKQYQVIGQIERSDRNDITDLKSLFVKNNRGELIQLDNLVRVSEQSTPPTLYRYNRYASATVSAGLAKGVSLGEGITEMERIAGEILDPSFTTALDGTSKEFRESSSSLYFAFALALLLIYLILAAQFESFVDPIIILLTVPLAVCGALLSLWDFSQTLNVFSQIGIITLVGLVTKNGILIVEFANQRKEQGVNKHQAVLDGAVARFRPILMTSLCAALGLLPVALALGAGSESRVSMGIVVVGGLIFSTALTLYVIPAVYTYLSRPVTKHAEELEEAVA; encoded by the coding sequence ATGAACCTCTCTACCACTTCCATCAACCGCCCCGTATTGGCCGTTGTGCTGTCGTTGCTGATTATTGTTTTTGGGGTGATCGGCTTCCTGTATCTGGGCGTACGCGAATTCCCGAGCATCGACCTGCCCGTGGTAACCGTACAGACTACCTACACCGGCGCCAACGCCGATATTGTGGAGTCGCAGATTACCGAGCCACTCGAAGAGTCGATCAACGGGATTGCCGGTATCCGTACCCTCGCCAGCAGCAGCCGCGACGGGCGCTCGTCGATCACAGTCGAGTTTGAGCTCGACGTGAATATCGAAGATGCCGCCAACGACGTGCGCGACCGCGTGAGCCGGGCCGTGGCCAACCTCCCGCCCGATGCCGACCCGCCCGTAGTGGCCAAGGCCGACGCCGATGCCAGCCCGATCTATTTCATCCAGCTCCTGTCGAGCAAACGCTCGTTGCTCGAAGTCAACGACATTGCCAACCGGCAGTTCCGCGAACGATTTCAGACCATTCCGGGTGTGAGTAGCGTACAGATCTGGGGCGAAAAGAAATACGCCATGCGGCTCCGTATCGACCCCGTCAAACTGGCCTCGTACCGGCTCACAGCCATCGACATCGCCAACGCCCTCCGTACCCAGAATGTCGAACTGCCTTCGGGTTCGGTGGAGGGAGCTACTACCGAGTTGACCGTTCGGACTCTGGGTCGCCTGAGCACGGCCTCCGACTTCAACAATCTGATTCTGAAAGAGACCGCCGATCAGGTTGTGAAGTTTCAGGATGTGGGCTATGCCGAACTGGCTCCCGAAGTAGAGCGGACCATGTTTAAACGCGACGGGGTGCCGATGGTGGCCGTCGCCGTGATTCCGCAGCCGGGCGCCAACCAGATCGAGATTGCCAACGATGTGTACGTCAAGCTCGATCAGATCAAGCGCGACCTCCCCCCCGACCTCAAGGTGATGCTGGGCTTCGACTATACCCAGTACGTACGCCGGTCTATTACAGAGGTAGAAGAAACCATCGGGATTGCGTTTGTGCTGGTTGCCATTATCATTTTCCTGTTTCTGCGCGACTGGCGGAGTACCATTATTCCGCTCACGGCCATTCCGGTTTCTCTCATTGGTACGTTTTTCATCATGTACCTCTGCGGCTTCTCGATCAACGTGCTCACCCTGCTCGGAATCGTACTGGCCATCGGTCTGGTTGTCGACGACGCCATTGTGGTACTCGAAAACATCTACGCCAAAATTGAAGAGGGCATGTCGCCCTACAAGGCGGCCGTGAGTGGTTCCAACGAAATTTACTTTGCCGTTATCTCGACTACGGTCACGCTGGCGGCCGTGTTTCTGCCCGTGATTTTCCTTCAGGGCATTACGGGCCGTTTGTTCCGGGAGTTTGGCATTGTGGTAGCGGGCTCGGTGCTTATTTCGGCTTTTGTGTCGCTCACGCTCACGCCCATGCTCTCATCCAAACTTCTGAAAAACCGGAAGCGGCAACCCTGGCTCTACCGTACTACCGAGCCATTTTTCGAGTGGATGATTAGCGGATACGAGCGCTCGCTGGCCCATTTTCTGCGCCTTCGCTGGCTGGCGTGGGTCATTATGCTCGGCATGGTGGGTATTGTGTACGTGCTGTTCAAAACCAACGCCATTCCGTCGGAGCTGGCCCCCCTCGAAGACCGGGGTGGCTTCCGAATTCAGGCCACCGCGCCCGAAGGCGCTACGTTTGAGTACATGCTCAACTTCACCGACCGGCTGGCCAAAGACCTTCGCGCCCGGTTCGACACGGCCACGGTGCCGGGCGTCATTGCCGTTACCTCACCCAGCTTTGGCAGCGGGGCCACCAACACGGCCAACATCCGGATTTACCTCGGCGAAAAGCCCCCCCGTACCAAAACCCAGCAACAGGTGGTCGACGAAATGACGCCCGTTGTGAAGCAGTACACCGGTGCGCGCACGTTTGTGGCGCAGGAACAAACCATTCAGACCGGACAGCGTGGGGGTGGGGGCCTACCGGTCCAGTTTGTGATTCAGGCCAACAAGTTTGAGCAGCTTCGGGCCAAGCTGCCGGAGTTCATGAAAGCGGTGCAGGCTTCTGAAAAGTTTGCGACCTCCGACGTGAACCTCAAATTCACCAAGCCCGAAATCCGGCTCGACATCGACCGCGACAAAGCCCTCAACCTGGGCGTATCGGTGCAGGATGTGGCCCAAACGCTGCAACTCGGCCTATCGGGTCGGCGGTTTGGTTATTTCATCATGGATGGCAAGCAATATCAGGTAATTGGCCAGATTGAACGCTCCGACCGCAACGATATTACCGACCTTAAATCCCTGTTTGTCAAGAATAACCGGGGCGAACTGATTCAGCTCGACAACCTCGTGCGGGTGTCGGAGCAGAGCACCCCACCCACGCTGTACCGTTACAACCGGTACGCATCGGCCACGGTATCGGCCGGTTTGGCCAAAGGGGTTTCGCTCGGCGAAGGGATTACCGAAATGGAGCGTATTGCGGGCGAAATTCTGGACCCTTCGTTTACAACCGCCCTCGATGGTACCAGCAAGGAGTTCCGCGAAAGTTCATCGAGTCTGTACTTTGCCTTCGCGCTGGCTCTGCTGCTGATCTACCTGATTCTGGCTGCACAGTTCGAAAGCTTCGTCGACCCGATCATCATTCTGCTGACCGTACCGTTGGCCGTTTGCGGGGCGCTCCTGTCGCTTTGGGACTTCAGCCAGACACTCAACGTATTCAGCCAGATCGGGATTATTACGCTCGTCGGGCTCGTGACCAAAAACGGGATTCTGATTGTTGAGTTTGCCAATCAGCGGAAAGAACAGGGAGTAAACAAGCATCAGGCAGTGCTCGACGGAGCCGTGGCCCGGTTCCGGCCCATTCTGATGACGAGCCTTTGCGCGGCCCTCGGTCTGCTGCCCGTGGCACTGGCGCTGGGAGCTGGTTCGGAAAGCCGGGTATCCATGGGAATCGTGGTGGTGGGAGGTCTGATTTTCTCAACCGCCCTTACTCTATACGTGATTCCGGCCGTGTACACCTACCTGAGCCGCCCCGTCACCAAACATGCCGAAGAGCTGGAAGAAGCGGTTGCCTGA